Proteins encoded by one window of Salvia splendens isolate huo1 chromosome 5, SspV2, whole genome shotgun sequence:
- the LOC121805572 gene encoding uncharacterized protein At2g23090-like, whose product MGGGNAQKTKMAREKNQEKMKGAKGAGSQLDANKKAMSIQCKVCMQTFICTTSEVKCKEHAEAKHPKADLLTCFPHLKK is encoded by the exons ATGGGAGGAGGCAATGCCCAGAAAACGAAAATGGCTCGGGAAAAGAATCAGGAAAAAATGAAAGGCGCAAAGG GTGCAGGAAGTCAACTTGACGCCAACAAGAAGGCCATGAGCATTCAg TGCAAGGTTTGCATGCAAACGTTTATCTGCACTACGTCGGAGGTTAAATGCAAGGAGCATGCTGAAGCAAAGCATCCGAAAGCTGACCTCTTAACTTGTTTTCCCCACCTCAAGAAATGA